In the genome of Dromiciops gliroides isolate mDroGli1 chromosome 1, mDroGli1.pri, whole genome shotgun sequence, the window CATGGCTAAGTAAGTATCTACCTTTTCATTCCATAGTTGTTCTGAAATGAAGGTTCTCCCCCTGTCCCTTTCTCCCTGGGAGGTGCTTGGGGCCGTGGGGCTGTTTACCCACCAACCCCAACTTCAGAATCGCTGAGGAGCCTTTGGAACTTAGTGACTCGAGCTTGAGATGGCTTTTCTCTGGAGCAGGAGTCGCTCTTCACCATTTTGGTGCTGTGGGCCCTGGAGGGAGGTGGAGTACTGTGGGAGTTCTTAGAGCAGTGTTTTTCAGTGGACAAAATATAAGATTACAGAGGAAACCCattgtattgaaatatagttatcaaaatgttttgtGGGGGACAGCTaattggtgtagtggataaagcactggccctggtgtagtggataaagcactggctcaggaggacctgagttcaaatgcagcctcagacacttgacacttactagctgtatgaccctgggcaagtcacttaaccctcactgccccaaaaaaACCAAGTCCACGGACTTCAGGTGAAGACCCCCATCCTAAAAACTCTTATAAAATGGTGGCCAGCTTCCTAGGCCAACTCATAGAGCTTGTTTTAACCCACAGTAATCGGGTCCCTGGCTGGTGTTTACAGAACGCTTGAAGgttaacaaagcactttacttagatgatttccttttgttctcaCAACTAGCCTGTGAGGTCAACACTACACGCATAGGACCCTTTTTAAAatctgggtaagtgacttgttcaggaatCACCTAGTAAGTGTGGGAGGCTGAATTCCTACCTTACATGATGTCCATTTTTCTCTTAAACCTTGTGGCTAGAATGAATCTGAGTCCCCCTGCCCCAACAGAAGGAGTGGAGGTGTTTGCTCATTTCCTGAGAGTAGGCCTCCCCATGCCCTTCTCTGGTCTCCTGCTTCCTGCCCAGCTGCAGCTTCTTGCAGAGACCTGCCCCTACCCAAACCCACCCCCTTCCAGATGACTTAACACTAATGAAAAGTGAGTGACTACTAGCACCATCACTTTCAGAAGTTATttgcattggggcagctatggatagaggtgcagtggatagagcaccagccctggagtcaggagtacctgagttcaaatccagcctcagacacttaacacttactagctgtgtgaccctgggcaagtcccttaatcccaattgcctcactgaaaaaaaaaaaagttatttgcattttttaaagtgactgggggcgggggcagggtgggggggggctgTTCCTGTACAACAGACCCAGATGAAAAGTTGAACACAAAGCTCTAGGCTCTAAAGGGATGCTTAGCTGCCGGCCTCACAGCCCTGCCTTTCCCCAGGGGCTGCTTAGCTGGGCTAAGCTTAGCGGGCTCTTGGTGCCCGTCTGGTTGGTTGGACACTTTACTAGAAAGATGGGAGGTAGCTCCTCCTTGTCCCCCAAGAGCATGGCGATCCTCGTGGAGACTGAGCCCATTGCTTAGAGACTGCGTTTAATACGGGGCTGCACTGGCCTTGCTGGCCAGGGTCACCACAGTTGAGTCCTAGCAAGCAGAGATTGTTGGGCAGCGAGGGATGCgctgaagtgggggtggggggttgtgtTTATGCGTGTGCACAAGACGTCATATAGGAGTCTCAGAGGCCGTAAAGCCCAGCTGATTTGGAAACAAGCTGGCCAGGGAGTGGTCTTCTGGCCTTTGCCAGAGGGTCTCCAGAAAGAGGAGATGCCCTTCTCTACGGGGAGCTACAAATTCTATAATGAGGCCCCTGAACTGAGGGGCCCAGGTTTTTGTAGCTTTTCCCTTCAGTATGTGAATCTGTGATCTCCTTCAGTCCGGTGCTGATTTGTACCAGGCACAGAACAGCAACTCTGCTCTTAAGGGCTTCTTCGTCCCCTCCACCGGAGCAGGTTGTATCCCATCTGCAGTATGTCATCTGaggcccttcccttcccctgccccatgAATCCTCCGTAGCCAACACAATGAGCAAGGGACCTTCAGTCCCTTGGGTAAAATGTGTCAAGAGCAGGGAATACCTTGGGTTCCTCCATCCACAGGGTCAGATGTTCCCTACACAAAGGGgtgcttcctttttccttcatttgttttctgACGTGGGTTCTTTATAGGCtttaatatagtgctttataacAACAGGAAACGCTAGCATCTACATGAtgcttttaaggtttataaagcactttacatctcttttctcatttgatcctgacaacaaccctatgTAGATACTgctcttatcttcattttacagaggaggagactgagccTGAGAAAGACTAAGGAGTGAGTCAACCAGGGTCTGAGCTAGACTCAGACTCATAATGAGGCAACATCTTGAGTGATTTTGATTCTCAACAAACTGACTTCCACTGAGCCTGAGCTTCGTGAGATGGCTCTGTCCTGGGTTCTCTGCCCACCCTAAGCAAAATGTCCTGCTCCAGACTCCTTGTTTACAAGTAACATTAAATAAGCACCGCCCACAGTGGTCATGGAGTCTGCCCAGACCTACTAATAGTAAAGGCCCTCACATGACTAACCCAAGACTTAATCGCTCATATTCATCCTTGGCTTTGCTCAGCATCTCCAGGATGTCAATGGGCAGGCCCTTAAACCAGCCCAGTACACCTCAGTCATTCATCTCTGCTCATCCAACTCTGCAGGCTGTTCAGTGGGCCAGGATCGCATGCTGGTGTGGTGAAAACCCTTGTGAATCTCCAACTGAACATAGCTCAGACTTATCCCAGGGTTTAAAATCCTTCTCCATTCTTCCATCTGGCTCTTCAGCTCGAGGAACAGGGAGTCAGCAGAGGGGTACAAGGAGGGTTTTCCCTGGGAGACGAAGGAGGTGCATGTGGGCCTAGAGAACAGCCCTGTAGCCCAGCCAGGCAGCCTCGTATGAGCAAGAGTCCACTTATTGTTAGAAGGACAGCGGGAGCCCTTTGCTTGAGATGTTGTCTGTGGCTCTTGTCACAGGGATTGGAGTATGGCCCAGATGCTAACGCCCTTTTTCTCCATCATCTTCTGTGCAAGCCTTTCACCTAAGGGGTCATTCTACTGAACAATGTTGGGGggtgtttgtttttcagtttacTGGTAGAGTGCTCCAAATTTGCCCTTATCTCCATTGATCCTATCTAAGTTCGGTTTTCTTGCTGCCATTAGGCATTGTGTGGCTTGCTATCAGACCCTTCTGGGGAAAGAATACCCAGAATTGGACAGCTTTACAGGTGCACTTACTGCTTACTCCTTATAACAATAGCCACATGTCAGTTCTGTGTTTATACCTCGCCAGTTGTGAAATGGGTTTGTACCAGTCTAAATGTATTGGCCGGAAACGCCTCCCGAAGTTTGTGCCTCCGACGTGCTCTCAGACAGGTGATACAGCTTACAAACACTTTCGATTCTTCCTTGTAGAGTGGTGGAACAGGAAACCCAGAGAAGCCAGCGAGCGGCCAGTGACAGGCCGAGCCCCAGCCGAGCCAACGGGCACTGTGACAAGAGACCCATCGACATCCTGGAGATGCTGAGCAAAGCCAAGGACGAGTATGAGCGAGTAAGTCTTGGGTTAGGTGGTAAGCCTTGGGCAGTGTCAGCTTGGAAAGAGGAGAAAGCGGGCACTGGGCGGCTTTGGGGTTTATTAGCAACATAGGCCTTTCTACATATACAAATGTTCTCTTCACTAAAAATAATAGTCTTTTCCTCAAATGACTTttaacaccccccacacacacctaactagtgttttattgattttaaatacaaaatttttttatttttaaactgtgCTTTTTGTGGTGTGCACATCAGATGTctgtaatttttatcttttggaTTTTGAGACACAAACAGAAATTTGCCTAGAAACACTAGATTCTACCATTATTTGCCACCAGTGGTGGCAGCTTAAAGATCCTTAtgatttaaagttgtttattcaaagaagattttttaacttctgtcaattattttaaaagatataaatgtAACTCCTTTGTCAATCCCATGATGCTGTGCGGTGACAGGTCAGTGGGTGACTGGTGACAATAGGAAAACTTGACTTTTCTCTTTGAATTGTTCTGAATGAGGATTGTATTTTCTGATTCTCGCCATGCTAATGCACGGGAGGAGATTATCTCACTGGGCTCTGAAGAGCTTTGTGCTTGTTAATGTAACAGCAAGTGTCTCTGCAGCCCTTGGACATTTGACAAACACTTCACATATTTGatcatttgatctcacaacagtcctatgaGGTCAGTGCTCTTTTCATCCCAATTTGACCCATGTGAAGTTCTGAGAGAACTTGGCAGTTGGaaaggtctgaggctgggtttgaattcttctCTTCCTGGCTGCATGTAGCGCTAAGCATTGGGCTTCCTGAAGAAGGCCCTGCAAAGGCCCATGAGCCTCTTCATGCTCTCCCCCTTTGCCCCTAGTCCCTGGTCCCATATTAGGGCTGCTCACAGAGGCTCAtttctggagtggggggcagCGTCCTTTCTTTGGCCCCTTTATTCATTGTGCTGTGAGTTAACTGAGCTTTCCTGCACGttgaaaagggtaaagaaaatttTTAGGGTGATGGTTTTCCAAATTTGAGAGACCATCTTATGTGCCAGAACACCAGAGCCCTTGTGTTTTGGTGGAGCAGAAACAATGTCTCAGTTTGTTCCCAGAAGCCTCAAGTGTGCCGCAGAACAAGCCTGAGACCCCAGCCCTGGGCTGGCTTTCTCCCAGAGACATGGCTCAGACTTTTGTTCGTCTGCAGGTACCGTGAGATTCTCTCCTCTCATACTCTGGGGGGATTTTAACCCTGGGTTGAAAGTTTCCATTTCCCACTCAAACTCTGAGATGGGGTATCTGCTGCCATTCATTTTCCATCTTCCTCTGTGGCAACAGTTAGAAAGACTTTGAAAGCCGCGTGATTTCCTCAGGGGCTCTCCTCCCTTCAGCAGTGTGGACTGCAGCTCTTCCTGCTTCATGAGTTACTCCAGGAGAAACTCCATCATCTATGGATGAGTCCATGATAAACCTCAGTAGGCTACACCCCAGGTACCGGGTGTCTGGGCCATCATGAGGCCCGTTCTTCAGGCTTTATTGACTTGGTAAGGCCTGCCACACTTGTGCTTCGCTATTGTCACTCCCTCTAACTCAGGCTCAGCACGGCCAGGGGGACCCCATGGATCCACTCTGGCAAGAAGTAATGTGAAGGCCGTGGAGCTGGCCTTGCATATTTCGTAGTTTGGGAagcaaacagcaacaaaagaaagGCCTTTGGCTTTAGCCTGCCGAATTGTCCTCCGAATCTTTCTGAGACAGTTCAGATGGAAGCAGTTCCATTCCCCGGCATGGTGCTAGTGAGCAGACTGTGCAAGTTTCCCAGGCATCCGCCAGTGAGGTCAGCACAGCGGCTCTGTCAACCTCCACACTTGGCTAGCTTTGACGATGTGTGCATCACCCTCATCACCTGTGTGTGCATCCCAGGAACAAAGACCACTGAGGTAAGGGGACTTATCCACAGCGTTCAGTTTCTCCACTTGCTGTGATGGATGGTTCTGTGCAGGGATGCTGTGGTGCTGGCTGGCGGAGAACCTGTATTTTCTTCTTGTTGATTGTTAGGCCAGAATTAGCACAAGCCTCAGAGAATAGgaccagacactgaggtcttcTCTTGAGCTGAATTGCCAAGCATTTGCAGAGAGCACGGCTCTGAGGGGTGGGCCACATGGCCCAGACACCACACACACAGTTACCCAAACGCCTGCTTTTATGCATGGAGATCTTGCCCAAGGCAGGCACTCACATGGAGCTCAGAAGAAGTGGCGTGAGAACACTCTCAAGGTGTCTCAGACAAACTTTGGAATCCATTTTGAGACATGGGAGACCACCTAGCCCGGCGTGTCTGCATCAGAGAAGGCGTTGTAtcctgtgagcaaagcagaattgcaggagCACAAAAGAAATGTGGGGTGTCCAGATCTAGAAGCATCTCCATCCCGAAAGGACTGTTTGTGCCCGACCtctggtagagccttccaaactcatattggactgatcagccacagccTCTGTGCCTTGACCCCAACAccatgccattggtcctctttaagggTGAAGGAGGAACAACTGAGTTATACATATCTGTAAAGAAAATCTAGGATCAAGAGCAAAACCATGTGTTTTTACCTTCTGGGAATTAcaattcggggggggggggtggcgaaTGTAGCTTTGAGAAATGTCTTTTCTAAGGAAAATTACGCCCAAAATGTGGCCTGTGTGAAAGGTTTCCTAGGGTTATGATATAACAAAAACTCTTGGAAAATGGGTTGGATCTAACATTGACTTAACAGTGTTGGGCTCCTCATTTTCGAAACCACTTCTTCATAGTAGAATAAGCATCACCTCCTTGAAGGAGAGTTGTCCCTGTCAGAGCTTGCCTGTTACCTACAGCACATGAAGGAGAAGGGTGCAGTGACACCTGAAGttcctttagttttcttattggaGAGAAAAGGCCTTCTCCATCCATGCCATTCTGGGCGCTTCTCTCTTGCCCACAGGAGCTTGTAGACCATGAGTCTACAAGGAGGGAGGCTTGTAAAAGCCAGGGAGATGTGATCGAATCCAGGATTCACAAGGATTCTAGTAAGTCAAGTCTGTATGAGGAAATCAGCAAACACCcagacttgaagtgaattggatctGCCGTCTCCAGAGTCCTTTATGCTCTGGCGGGTCTGTCTTAATCCCTTTGATTTTGTTGGCTAGCTTTTCCAGTCCTCTGGCTGTACAGCCTTAGCAAACAGAGGAAAGTAGCTGGCATCATGACCCCTTGTCATTCATTCCTGGATGTGGGAATAGGTGACCCAAGTCACCACCTGGATTGTGGTGAGTCTCTGAGCAGCGTCTTCCCCTGTGGCACCTGATTCTAGGCATTAAACCAAATGCTATGCTGATGGCTGATGACGGCCCTTATGGAAAACCGTGGCTGTGGTGAAATGATCGGTACTCTAAAGCCTAAAATTGTGTGGCCGTATTCAGGTAAGTGTAAACATCAGCAGCAGTCATGCACAGTTTAGATTATGTGGACAGAAAAATCGCATATTTTTGCCTTTACCAACTTTTGTTTGAACCCCTGCCACTATCAAACCTCAGAGTGATTGATGTTCTATCTGTACAGGAGCAAGAGGAGGGATGGGTGGCTTCTTTTCTGGGCTCTACTTCAGGCACTGGATTTTCTCCCCAGAATTATCATTGTGCTCTACAGGCTACCTCAAGTTTTAAATAGTTGTACCAGCAGAGCATAAGCTCAGGAAGGTCCCTCCAGATGGAAAAAACTGGGTATGAGTCCATTGATCTGTGGGGTCTCATCCCACTCCCAGTCTCCCTGAGTTTGGAGCAGCCAGGGAACGGCGCTTTGGGGCCCTAAGCAAGAGTAGGCCTAGAGAGCTTGCACTCTCTATTGGTCATGGGGGCGCCCTCACTGACAACGCTGACATCCCCAAAGAATTAGCATTGTCCCTTTTTCGGACACTTTCCAAGTAGAAGCCTAACCTTTGTTTTCAGAGTTGTTTCTATTTGGGGCATGTGGCTCAAAAACAGGCCCAGAAAGCTAAAAATAAGAGTTCCTTCTAAATAGTTTTTCATCCCATTTCCACTTGttgcactttaaaaataaagttctatGAGATGGGCAGATTACTGTCTCAGGGgttggggaggtgagggagagagagaaaatttgtaactcaaaatttttttaaattaatgttaaaaggggcagctaggtgacgcagttggagaaagcactggccctggattcaggaggacctgaattcaaattcggcctcgaacacttaacacttaattagctgtgtgaccctgggcaagtcacttaaccccaattgcttcaccaaaaaaatggggggggcatggttaggtggcacagtagataaagcaccggccctagattcaggagggcctgagttcaaatctggcctcagacacttgacacattagctgtgtgaccctaggcaagtcacttaaccctcattgccccactaataTCTTTCCACAtaactgggaaaaaatgaaattttttttaagattatctTTATCTTGCCTTTAACAGATAGTTTTAAGGTCCCACTTAAATTGGCTGAAGCAAGTGGTGATTTCTGAAAAGCTTTTTATTGAGCTACATTAACTGAAATGTAATAATTGGTTTTTCCATTACTAGGAATAAAAGTAAATTATTGCTAGCACTTTATTTCCTAAAGTAAACCTCCTGAAAGTTCCAAGAAATTCTGGTTTTAGCACACAAAGGAAATGAGGACTTCTCAGTTTTCTTCGTAATGAAACACACCAGCTTTCTTATTCCCAAATGCTATTTGGAAATGCCCCTGGAGGAACAGATCAACATATTTAtggaatgttctttttctttttcttttctttaaagaatCAAATCACGGACTCAACTATCTCAAGCCCTGGGTTACAACCAAGCACTCGCCTCACAAACCCTGGCAGTGCTGAGGAAACTTCGGAAGAAATGTCCCCGGGATTACAAACACAAGAGAAGGTGTGTTGGCCTAAAGTTAGAATTTGTTCCCTGAGGAGACAAAAGAATCAGATTCGAGGAGCAGCGGGGTGGTGCAGTGCACTGAGCATTGGTCTTGGACTcggggacctgagctcaaatccagcctcagacacttactagctatgtgaccctgggcaagtcacttgaccccgattgcctcaccctGCCTTGCCACCCTCCAGATTAGATTCTGACAGGAGGGATAGGCTACCGTCTGTAGGTCTCAGGTGTATGCGTGGGCACACAGTTCTTAGTCCCTGACCCTCCCCAACAGCTATCAGTAGGTCTCAGAAATAAATATTCTCTGCTGCAAAAACAAAGAGGCTGGAGATGAGGACCACACCTGAGATCTCATTGGTGTCAAGGAAACTCCTTCTCCCAGTGCAGGTTTGCACCTGCCTGGTTATGTTCAGTCTTGGCCTCAAGAGACTTAATGGCTTCTTCTTGTATGTGTCAGAGCGAAGACTTGAACTCGAGGCTTCTAGCTCATAGGCTAGTTCTTTGCGTGGCTACACTGCCTCTCACAGAAACAAATGTTCctcataatttttatattcttttaattgGTGAGAGGCAGCGTACTGTTGTGGACAGAGAGGCCGGCCTCAAAGCCTAGAAGCTTTGAGTTCTAGTgaccctttccccatccccacccattTTAGCTCAGTTACCCTAGGAGAGTCCCTTACTGCTCTGAGATCCTGAGTGGTCAGCGTGCCTTGGTAGAGGAGTTTCCTCCCCTGGGAGTTCCTACGTCAGTGAAATTCCAGGTGCGCAGGCCTGGCCCTGTTCCTTGAGTGGATCCTGCAACATAGCATGACCTCACCATTCGAGTTTAGCTTGAGACACTGGGCCTTTCATAGATGAACATGCTCAAAGGGCTTCTCTTGGAGGATTTCCGAAACATGGCCCCTCCTAAAGAGGAGTAAAAACGAACAATATTCTGGCGTGCTGATGTTTGCCTGCTGTCTGGAGCTATGTATGTCACTCAATTTTCTGATCTCTAAGAGCCCCTTCATGTGATTATCAAACTTATTTCCTTAGTGAAGATGGAACTTGAAATGATCTCTGCGCTATAATAAGCAGACAACCAGGTCCCAAGCATTTGCTTAGTCACCGTGCCATATAGTAGGAGAAAACAAGTGATGGACCAAGAAAGCTACCAGTCAGCTTCATCGTTTACTCTTTAGCCTTCCCTCCCTATGGGACTGTCATCCTGGCCTCGGGGGCAGGTAGGGAAACATTcatgagagagaagacagagggtGGTTGTGGGGAGACTAAGGCTTGCTTTGTCTAGTGTCAAGATGGTCCCTTTGGTGGAGAGAACATGGATACGGTGTCTAGTGTTGCTAGAAGAAATCCCCAGTGCAGCTATGGAATTCCTCAGAGAGCCGTGAACTTCAGATGAGAAAGGAACAGGGTGGTTAAGCTTGATGTTCTTTACCTATTGGTCCAAATGATTGACATTGTTACATGTTTAAACATCCAGTTTTGACTCTGCACCTGTGGCTCCTTCCTTGAAATGGACTTCAGGTACCACTTCAGGACTGCCAAAGACCCTGATCACTTTTAGTAATTAGGGGGAAAGGTAGAGTGTCTTTGTCTGGTTCATGAATTGAAAGTCACTGACTGGTGGCCAAGCCTGTGCTGCCTTCTGTAGACTGGGCTAAGACCACAGGTGGCCCACAGCCTCCAAGCTAGAGGTTTTTTGTCTTGGCAGGAGCTGCCAGAGATTCTGCTCTGTCCCCATAGCCCTTGGCATCTCTTTGATGCCTGGGAGAAGAGTGCTGGATTGGGAATGacaggatatgggttcaaatccagaccctgCGCGTCAGTCATTGTCTGGATGATTTGGGGCCccttttcttgtttgtaaaatgaggggtcggACTTGACAGTTCTTCAGGCCCCTACAGGTCCAAAAAAAGTTACCAGTTCAGTGGCTTTGTTGAGGCAAGGGCCTGTGTCAAGGGGCCACCAATGGGAACTAGCTCTTGCCTTGTGGGAGCTCACTTCGTACTAGGGCAATGGGGAGCCTGTGCCTGCTGAGCAGAGACAGTCATGGGAAGAGGCAGCAGCGAGGAAGCTCCCCTCCAGAGTTCTGACCCTTGAGCTGGAGATGAGGCGAGGCTGTGGGAATGCAGAGGCATGTTGAGTGCCAGCAGCATCCATCTCATGGGCTGCCTGGGCGGCGGTGTGAAGGGAGAGGACACTCGTGTGATGGAGGAAGTTGGAGCCTTCTTGACTAAGCTGGAGGTTGTGTCCTTTACCCTCGGGTGGCAGGGAGCCAGGGCAGACTGTTGAACAGGGGTCACGGCGCCGTGGGTCGCTTAGGTCctgccccttattttacagatcaggtgCAGTGGTTTATCCCATCTCAGTTATTGAGCCCCAAAACAGTGCTGTGACATTGTTAGGCCTTGGGGGCTCTCCCAGGAGAGTGGGGAGAGCTTAGCAGAAGGCAGATCTGACGCGGCTTGTGTGGCAGGGTGACTCCATGAAGGGCCTTTCTGGGCAGCAGCGGGCTATAGCAGAGCGGGTGTTCCATTGAAGCCCGGCCCCTGCCGCTAGCCAGCTGTGGGAACTGAGCCTCCACTGCCAGGGGCCGGCTCGGGTGGTCTCTAAGACCCCCTCCTGTTCTAGCTCTCTCAACCCGGGGTTTGCAGTGAGAAATTGTCCGGTACAATGGGAAGAGCCCAGCATGTGAACCCTGGCTCagagtgaccttgggccagtccctACCTCATTCAAAGATTCTCTTTGCTTTTCTGTGAAAGAACTCCCTTTCGGCTCCAGAGCTGTGATAAGCCTAGGAAGTATATAGTGAACGTTGTTCTCTAGAGACATTTGAACATGACCCCTATGAAAATCAGGCACTGCCATTCTTAAGCTACAGAAAAGTCCGTTACAGAGGGAACCGTGAGTGCCTTTTCTTTGGACTGGCTTCCAGTCATAAAGAAGCGAAGTTCCCAAAATGATAATATATGGACTTTTCATCTTAGCCTTAAAATTTTATCCAAACTCAggcttttttttaattggatagaattttattttcccaaatatatgtataaacaaattttaacatcaaattttcaaaaaatttgtgttccaacttctcttcctcctccattcccaccccccacccactagaactcaagcatttcaaaataagttatacatgagtactcatggaaaacattcccacattgaggaattgtcaaagaggaaaaaatttaaaactcaggCTTTTTAAGGAAGCTCTGTGGCCTTTTGACCAAATCAATTGAATGTCCTGGATACGGTGGCCTGTCCTAAAAGATATAGCTGGGATCTGAGTGCTTGGATTCTCTTTGAGCACATGGGGCAGCCATATTCTGTACACGTACTTTAAGACATCCCTTTGGGATCCAGATCAGAATGTTTCCCTTACCTTTGTTTACTAAAATAAGTCTCTTCTGGGCTAGCGGAAAGGTTTTCAAGTTCTGTGGGGGATATAACAACAACTGACATTTGGAAAGCCCCCAACTTTCGCAAAGTTATTGGCATTTCTTATCTCATTAGGTATTGCCTGTGTTAACCCTGTCGACtgatggggaaaactgaggctcagaaaaggttTGTGGCTTGCCATAGATCACACGGCTAGTCGATGTCAGAGGTCATGTTTGAATCCCAGGCTGCACTCTTCCCACTGGGCCAAACTATATTTCAGGGGATGAAAGTCCccccaaatttgaacccagttattAAAACCCACGTTAAAGGCACCTTGCCTGGTGTCCCAAGAGCATCGCATGTTTTTGAGTTTTCTCATTCTCCACCTGACAAAGACTGTTCCTGAGCCCCTCACAGTGCTTTTCACCGATGAGCAGTAAGGGGGCTGCTCCATTGTCCTGATTCTCAgtggtgttgttgttttgcagCCTGCCCCATCGGGACACAAGCACCTCACAGTGGAAGAATTATTTGGAACCTCACTGCCAAAGGAACAGCCAACAATCATTTATCCCAGTTCAGAAGGAGTTGAGAAGTTGCCAGCTGACACCTCCCCCAAAGAGCATGACTTGTTCTCGCCATTTTCTTTTGAGTCATCAAGAGGAACACATCAGCCAGAGAATCCCATCGTCCAGTCCAGTAGCCCCAACATGGGGCAGCAGGAGGCCCctgcccccattgccccacctgACAGGAAGAGCTCTGTAAGCTGCACAGTGCCCATGAGCCCCTCGGTGAAGGCAGCTCCGGCTGCTGAGGTCGCTGGGTCCCCGGCCCTGAAAAAGGCCGCCCAGCAGCGGTCTCCTCTTCTCGCCCAGCCAGCTCCTGAGCTGAGGCACAAGGCCCGGAATCTGATCACCACGCAGAGCCAGTTTGTGGCCCCACTGAGTGGGACGAGCCCCGGAAGCACTTCAAGTGCCAGTCTTCTCCACAAGCTCCAGCTGACACCACAACCATCGTCGCTCACCAAGAACCCCATCGCACCTCACTTTGCCTCATCGGCAAGCCAGCTGGCGACCCCCGAGAGCTTCAAAGAACCTCATGCCAGGAGAAGAGGAACCACAGCCACGCTTGGCATTCCTGGGAGGCCTTCCCTGAAGGTAGGAGTCAGCTCCATTTGGGCCTTAGAGAATCCTCTTCCCAAATAATCCTGGGGATTGGGAGCTTATTCCTGCTTCCAGTGTG includes:
- the DCP1A gene encoding mRNA-decapping enzyme 1A, with amino-acid sequence MEAASRAGAEMSLAALRRHDPYITSIADLTGQVALYTFSPEANQWEKTDIEGTLFVYRRSASPFHGFTIVNRLNMTNLVEPVNKDLEFQLHEPFLLYRNASLSIYSIWFYDKDDCHRIAKLMAKVVEQETQRSQRAASDRPSPSRANGHCDKRPIDILEMLSKAKDEYERNQITDSTISSPGLQPSTRLTNPGSAEETSEEMSPGLQTQEKPAPSGHKHLTVEELFGTSLPKEQPTIIYPSSEGVEKLPADTSPKEHDLFSPFSFESSRGTHQPENPIVQSSSPNMGQQEAPAPIAPPDRKSSVSCTVPMSPSVKAAPAAEVAGSPALKKAAQQRSPLLAQPAPELRHKARNLITTQSQFVAPLSGTSPGSTSSASLLHKLQLTPQPSSLTKNPIAPHFASSASQLATPESFKEPHARRRGTTATLGIPGRPSLKVSSPKFITSTTSASSSILLSPSVFQQSATKPTELEKKASSPSRSSGASENPTKPPLVLSRSQLQDTLIHLIKNDASFLSTLHEVYLQVLTKNINNLQL